The window gcggttttttcgaaaaaacacggcccacccccccctgtaatttatgtccagtccctaacatcCAGGTATAACATGTCCATTTTATTCCGAAGTCCAGAGCAGCTACGCGTAGATTGTACTCATATTCCAACTGCGCTGTATATTCTTGGTAGGCCCTGGGGAGTCATCATAATTTACGGCATGGAGAGGGAGAGGATGGGGCTGCCATTGTCGAGAAATTTCATTGATatactccaaaatttcgagtaatgcCCTCAGCcgaattcaaagtcacaacaaaataaagaTACAGCTGTATAAAAGCTCACACTATAACcggtatccaaccatatagactatttatagtattgtttaatttggaggGTATAtattgggtgattatggctttgctataatcattgttaacgtctggagggacacggggagaagggtttagaccttgctaagtatgggtcaccatgcaccaCCACTTCTACTGCTTGCTGGATGCACTGgagacgtaaccttatctaccaaccgccttcaaatcgttatctaaacaacttgcgtcacccttgccacgtcattatccatgcgcatatcagtatgatcaaagccacagatcgtccatttcaacttctgccacgctcaagttcacaccacaaaattcacCATGCAAAACCGAAGAAAAGCAGGGCCGCGCACAGGCGGCCACCAGTACATCGGCGAGGGCGAAGAGACGCCCAGCGCACCTCGGCAAATACCTAGTACCCCAGTCAGTACCGACGGAACCACACCAACCAACCCTGCCAGCGGCGTGCCTATACCGCCACAGCAGCAGCCGATCCAGGTATGTCAGACCACGTCGCCAACTAATAGAAACCGCATCGCAAGCGCCGTTGATTCAACCCGACGGGAACTACGGCAGCCAACTACCAACACTACAGCACCGGCGCCTATCCCGACGC of the Ptychodera flava strain L36383 chromosome 20, AS_Pfla_20210202, whole genome shotgun sequence genome contains:
- the LOC139120697 gene encoding proline-rich protein 36-like, whose protein sequence is MQNRRKAGPRTGGHQYIGEGEETPSAPRQIPSTPVSTDGTTPTNPASGVPIPPQQQPIQVCQTTSPTNRNRIASAVDSTRRELRQPTTNTTAPAPIPTPNLQVQPTDTVVGALSPAHSSPPGRRRSPLRPARCLLKPTQVIISLIVMDINSPLQLPHPTRPPLVALRTSPY